From a region of the Sesamum indicum cultivar Zhongzhi No. 13 linkage group LG3, S_indicum_v1.0, whole genome shotgun sequence genome:
- the LOC105158813 gene encoding LETM1 and EF-hand domain-containing protein 1, mitochondrial: MASRAILRRRKILSDYLNAPVRSIQSVQTLIQGQSYQCFDSRGYTTITDHVSVTFDQLRENNEASSLCKIPLDCSTFGVCGRKAYGITSFSYGNRRTDFNSLMCVKLMSQPKRYASTATAKQPDLGSDDDNEEIAAAKRKEASPEECDQAVVGLSTAKAKAKAKQLQESQSFYMPILKKLWATFLGIGPALRAVASMSREDWAKKLRHWKNEFVSTLQHYWLGSKLLWADVRISSRLLLKLAGGKSLSRRERQQLTRTTADVFRLVPFAVFVIVPFMEFLLPVFLKLFPNMLPSTFQDKMKEEEALKRRLIAKIEYAKFLQDTVKEMAKEVQNSRSGETKKTAEDLDEFLNRVRTGARVSNEEILGFAKLFNDELTLDNISRPRLVNMCKYMGITPIGTDAYLRYMLRKRLQRIKEDDRLIQAEGVESLSEAELREDCRERGMLGVLSVEEMRQQLRDWLDLSLNHSVPSSLLILSRAFTVSGKLRPEEAVRATLSSLPDEVVDTVGVTSLPSEDSVSERRRKLDFLEMQEELIKEEEEKEEDQLARKKESGGAEVDVALKEMTIPTAGEAQQQARARALDKHEQLCELSRALAVLASASSVSREREEFLRLVNKEIEFYNSMVDKDVTDSELEAMKAYKAARDESEDGAEVPKHNMVSSALIDRVDAMLQNLEKEIDDVDAKIGDQWRILDRDYDGKVTPEEVAAAGMYLKDTLGKEGVQELISNLSKDADGKILVEDIVRLGSRVEDRSTAESEKM, encoded by the exons ATGGCTTCTAGGGCAATTTTGAGGAGGAGAAAGATTCTTTCTGATTACTTGAATGCCCCTGTTCGTTCTATTCAAAGTGTCCAAACCTTGATTCAAGGGCAATCTTATCAGTGCTTTGACTCTCGTGGTTATACAACAATCACAGACCACGTTTCTGTAACTTTTGATCAATTGAGAGAGAATAATGAAGCTTCATCTTTGTGCAAGATCCCACTGGATTGCTCAACCTTTGGTGTCTGTGGGCGTAAAGCTTATGGAATCACATCATTCAGTTATGGAAATAGAAGGACTGATTTCAATAGTCTGATGTGTGTTAAGTTGATGTCACAACCTAAACGTTATGCTTCCACAGCAACTGCAAAGCAGCCTGATTTGGGAAGTGATGATGATAACGAGGAAATTGCTGCAGCAAAGAGAAAGGAAGCTTCCCCAGAAGAATGTGATCAAGCTGTTGTGGGTCTGAGCACTGCAAAGGCAAAAGCAAAAGCTAAACAGCTGCAAGAATCTCAGAGCTTTTATATGCCTATTTTGAAGAAACTCTGGGCCACATTTCTAGGTATTGGCCCGGCTCTAAGAGCTGTAGCTTCCATGAGCAG GGAAGACTGGGCCAAGAAACTTAGGCACTGGAAAAATGAGTTTGTATCCACATTGCAGCATTACTGGTTGGGTAGTAAGCTTCTGTGGGCGGATGTGAGGATCAGTTCGAGATTATTGCTGAAACTTGCTGGTGGAAAGAGTCTCTCCAGAAGGGAGAGGCAACAACTTACAAGAACTACTGCTGATGTTTTTAGGCTAGTTCCATTTGCTGTTTTTGTCATTGTTCCCTTCATGGAATTCTTGTTGCCTGTGTTCCTCAAGCTCTTCCCAAACATGCTACCATCAACCTTCCAGGACAAGATGAAAGAAGAG GAAGCATTAAAACGGAGGTTGATTGCCAAGATAGAATATGCGAAGTTTCTTCAGGATACAGTCAAAGAAATGGCAAAAGAAGTCCAAAATTCTCGGAGTGGAGAAACTAAGAAGACGGCTGAGGACCTTGACGAGTTTCTGAACAGG GTTAGAACTGGTGCACGTGTCTCAAATGAGGAAATTTTAGGATTTGCTAAGTTGTTCAATGATGAACTCACGCTAGATAATATCAGCAG GCCTCGCCTAGTGAATATGTGCAAGTATATGGGAATCACCCCTATCGGAACGGATGCTTATTTGCGATATATGCTACGAAAAAGATTGCAAAG GATAAAGGAAGACGACAGATTGATTCAAGCGGAGGGCGTGGAGTCTCTATCAGAGGCTGAGCTTCGTGAAGATTGTAGAGAGAGGGGTATGCTTGGAGTACTTTCAGTGGAGGAAATGCGGCAACAG CTGCGAGATTGGCTGGATTTATCTCTGAATCACTCTGTTCCATCTTCTCTTTTGATACTTTCCAG AGCCTTCACAGTATCAGGAAAGTTGAGGCCTGAGGAAGCAGTTCGAGCTACATTGTCTTCGCTTCCAGATGAGGTTGTAGACACTGTGGGCGTTACATCATTGCCATCTGAAGATTCTGTGTcagagaggaggaggaagtTGGACTTCCTTGAAATGCAGGAAGAACTTATCAAG gaggaggaagaaaaagaggaagaCCAACTAGCCAGGAAAAAAGAATCAGGTGGTGCTGAGGTTGATGTGGCTTTGAAAGAAATGACCATTCCTACTGCAGGAGAAGCACAACAACAAGCTAGAGCAAGAGCTCTGGATAAACATGAACAGCTTTGTGAACTTAGTCGTGCATTGGCTGTTTTAGCTTCTGCCTCT TCAGTGAGCAGGGAACGCGAAGAATTCCTAAGGCTCGTCAACAAAGAG ATTGAGTTTTACAATAGCATGGTGGATAAGGATGTAACAGATAGTGAATTGGAGGCTATGAAGGCATATAAAGCTGCCCGTGATGAAAGTGAGGATGGTGCTGAAGTTCCCAAGCACAACATGGTTTCATCTGCTCTCATAGATAGG GTTGATGCTATGCTTCAAAACCTTGAGAAAGAAATTGATGACGTGGATGCGAAAATTGGTGATCAATGGAGAATACTTGACAG AGATTATGATGGTAAAGTGACTCCTGAAGAGGTGGCAGCCGCTGGTATGTACTTGAAGGACACTTTAGGCAAAGAGGGGGTGCAGGAACTAATCAGCAATCTTTCCAAAGATGCAG ACGGAAAGATACTTGTTGAAGACATTGTTAGATTGGGTAGTCGGGTGGAAGACCGCAGCACAGCTGAATCTGAGAAAATGTAG